The following are encoded in a window of Pseudomonas sp. St316 genomic DNA:
- a CDS encoding isochorismatase family protein encodes MHALLILDMQVGLFHGPDKPWAGDALLDTLNGLLLKARRAGAPVFLARHVGPPGSPIEPASPLTQRVQELQLEGDEVIFEKNRPNAFTLTGLAERLKACDAEGLVITGMKTQYCIDSTCRAARDLGFDAVLIADGHTCSDTPELKAEMIIAHHNATLAGAFCRVVRAEDWCF; translated from the coding sequence ATGCACGCGCTGTTGATTCTCGATATGCAAGTTGGGTTGTTTCACGGCCCGGATAAACCCTGGGCTGGCGACGCACTGCTGGATACGTTGAATGGCCTGCTGCTCAAGGCCCGGAGGGCTGGCGCACCGGTTTTCCTGGCTCGCCATGTAGGCCCGCCTGGCTCGCCCATCGAGCCTGCAAGCCCGCTGACGCAACGGGTGCAGGAACTGCAGTTGGAGGGTGATGAAGTCATCTTCGAAAAAAACCGCCCCAACGCCTTCACCCTGACGGGCCTGGCAGAGCGCCTAAAGGCTTGCGATGCTGAAGGCTTGGTCATCACCGGTATGAAAACCCAGTATTGTATCGACAGCACCTGCCGAGCCGCCCGGGACCTGGGGTTCGACGCGGTCCTGATCGCTGACGGTCATACCTGTTCCGACACGCCTGAATTAAAGGCAGAAATGATCATCGCCCATCACAACGCAACCCTGGCAGGCGCCTTCTGTCGTGTCGTTCGCGCTGAGGACTGGTGCTTCTAA
- a CDS encoding isochorismate lyase yields the protein MDPLQPSQCANMEDIRREIDALDQAVITLLGKRYQYVLAASKFKTSASSVQAPERFKAMLATRREWAEAEGLSPDAIEKLYSDLVHHFIAEEMKRWTAHQSGT from the coding sequence ATGGACCCGTTGCAACCCTCGCAATGCGCAAACATGGAGGACATCCGACGCGAAATCGATGCCCTCGACCAGGCGGTCATCACGCTGCTGGGCAAGCGCTATCAATACGTGCTCGCGGCCTCGAAATTCAAGACTTCCGCATCTTCGGTGCAGGCACCGGAGCGTTTCAAGGCCATGCTGGCGACACGACGCGAGTGGGCCGAGGCCGAAGGCTTGAGCCCGGATGCCATCGAGAAGCTGTACAGCGACCTGGTGCATCATTTCATTGCCGAAGAGATGAAGCGCTGGACCGCGCATCAATCCGGCACCTGA
- a CDS encoding AidA/PixA family protein, with protein sequence MSGATQTIDVLVNVDADYLLAHPNDVGGAISMLVTRDAVDSHASGNTGEGGNELWFDVKPGDNIRWRATTLSRNFDRIALIKDVESGDPHQGGDYKGTMSKPNSFNIPGVVPYLNKAASGGIAKTDVIYTMWQSTAENPGKLWYTITFVLLDRDLNQIGPNYTWDPYITVNNQ encoded by the coding sequence ATGTCTGGAGCGACCCAAACCATTGATGTGCTCGTCAACGTTGACGCCGACTACCTGCTCGCCCACCCCAACGACGTAGGCGGTGCGATTTCCATGCTGGTGACCCGCGATGCCGTCGACAGCCATGCCAGCGGCAACACCGGCGAAGGCGGCAACGAGTTGTGGTTCGACGTCAAGCCCGGCGACAACATCCGCTGGCGCGCCACCACACTGTCGCGCAACTTCGATCGCATCGCCTTGATCAAGGATGTCGAGAGCGGCGACCCTCACCAGGGCGGTGACTACAAGGGCACCATGTCGAAGCCGAACTCTTTCAACATCCCCGGTGTGGTGCCTTATCTGAACAAGGCTGCTTCCGGTGGTATTGCCAAAACCGATGTGATCTACACCATGTGGCAATCGACTGCTGAGAATCCGGGAAAACTCTGGTACACCATCACCTTCGTTCTGCTGGACCGTGACCTGAACCAGATAGGCCCGAACTACACTTGGGACCCCTACATCACCGTCAATAACCAATAA
- a CDS encoding formate dehydrogenase subunit delta: MSAESLIKMANQIGQYFASEPDNAVAVRGVYQHIKSFWTPVMCRDLAAWQTKHPDAVLHPLVLAALTELKETA, encoded by the coding sequence ATGAGTGCTGAGAGTCTGATCAAGATGGCCAACCAGATTGGCCAGTACTTTGCCAGCGAGCCGGATAACGCGGTGGCGGTGCGTGGTGTATACCAGCACATCAAGAGCTTCTGGACGCCAGTCATGTGCCGTGATTTGGCGGCCTGGCAAACCAAACACCCTGATGCTGTCCTGCACCCGTTGGTGTTGGCGGCGTTAACGGAGTTGAAAGAAACGGCTTAG
- the fdhF gene encoding formate dehydrogenase subunit alpha, with protein MINIFDPSSDIDLGTPARESDVQVSLTIDGREISVASGTSVMRAAALLGTTIPKLCATDSLEAFGSCRMCLVEIDGMRGYPASCTTPVTEGMVVRTQTSKLATLRRNVMELYISDHPLDCLTCPANGNCELQTVAGQVGLREVRYGYEGANHLAEAKDVSNPYFDYDPSKCIVCNRCVRACEEIQGTFALTITGRGFDSRVEAAGGDNFLDSECVSCGACVQACPTATLIDKSVVEIGQPERSVITTCAYCGVGCSFRAEMKGEQLVRMVPDKNGQANHGHSCVKGRFAWGYATHPDRITKPMIRKHINDPWQEVSWDEAVTYAASELRRIQLKYGRDSIGGITSSRCTNEETYLVQKLVRTAFGNNNVDTCARVCHSPTGYGLKQTLGESAGTQNFDSVMKADVILVMGANPTDAHPVFGSQLKRRLRQGARLIVIDPRRIDLVDSPHARAELHLQLRPGTNVAMLNALGHVIATEGLIDQPFVEARCEATDFARWRDFVSLPENAPEVLGPVCGVPAEQIRAAARLYATGGNAAIYYGLGVTEHSQGSTSVMGIANLAMATGNIGREGVGVNPLRGQNNVQGSCDMGSFPHELPGYRHISNEAVRAEFEQAWNVTLQPDPGLRIPNMFEAALDGTFKALYCQGEDIAQSDPNTQHVTAALSALECVIVQDIFLNETAKFAHVFLPGSSFLEKDGTFTNAERRISRVRKVMDPLAGKADWEATIALADALGYKMHYNHPSEIMDEIARLTPTFTRVSYAELDRHGSLQWPCNDAAPDGTPTMHIDQFVRGKGRFMLTGYVPTEEKVNSRYPLLLTTGRILSQYNVGAQTRRTENVAWHEEDRLEIHPTDAENRGIVDEDWVGIGSRAGQTVLRAKVTERVAPGVVYTTFHFPESGANVITTDNSDWATNCPEYKVTAVEIVRVSQPSEWQKRYQAFSDEQSRLLKERRHAEKAEVRR; from the coding sequence ATGATCAACATCTTCGACCCCAGCAGCGACATCGACCTGGGCACCCCGGCGCGCGAAAGCGACGTGCAGGTCAGCCTGACCATCGACGGGCGCGAAATCAGCGTCGCCTCCGGCACCTCGGTCATGCGTGCCGCGGCCTTGCTCGGCACCACCATTCCCAAGCTCTGCGCCACCGACAGCCTGGAAGCCTTCGGCTCCTGCCGCATGTGCCTGGTGGAGATCGACGGCATGCGCGGTTATCCCGCGTCCTGCACCACGCCGGTCACCGAAGGCATGGTGGTTCGCACGCAAACCTCCAAGCTCGCCACGCTGCGGCGCAACGTGATGGAGCTGTACATTTCCGACCACCCGCTGGACTGCCTGACATGCCCGGCCAATGGCAACTGCGAATTGCAGACCGTGGCGGGACAGGTGGGCCTGCGCGAAGTGCGTTACGGCTATGAAGGCGCCAACCACCTGGCCGAGGCCAAGGACGTTTCCAACCCGTATTTCGACTACGACCCGAGCAAGTGCATCGTCTGCAACCGCTGCGTGCGTGCCTGCGAGGAAATCCAGGGCACCTTCGCCCTGACGATCACCGGGCGCGGCTTCGATTCCCGGGTGGAGGCGGCTGGCGGCGACAATTTCCTCGATTCCGAATGCGTCTCCTGCGGCGCCTGCGTGCAGGCGTGCCCGACGGCGACCCTGATCGACAAGAGTGTCGTGGAGATCGGCCAGCCGGAGCGCAGCGTCATTACCACTTGCGCCTACTGCGGCGTGGGTTGCTCGTTCCGCGCCGAGATGAAAGGCGAACAACTGGTGCGCATGGTCCCGGACAAGAACGGCCAGGCCAACCACGGCCACTCCTGCGTCAAGGGCCGTTTCGCCTGGGGCTACGCCACGCACCCGGACCGCATCACCAAACCGATGATCCGCAAGCACATCAACGACCCGTGGCAGGAAGTCAGTTGGGATGAGGCGGTCACTTACGCCGCCAGCGAATTGCGCCGGATCCAGCTCAAGTACGGGCGCGACTCCATCGGCGGCATCACCTCCAGCCGCTGCACCAACGAAGAAACCTACCTGGTGCAGAAGCTGGTGCGCACGGCGTTCGGCAACAACAACGTCGACACCTGTGCCCGCGTTTGCCATTCGCCTACCGGTTACGGCCTCAAGCAGACGTTGGGCGAGTCCGCCGGCACCCAGAATTTCGACTCGGTGATGAAAGCCGACGTCATCCTGGTGATGGGCGCCAACCCCACGGACGCGCACCCGGTGTTCGGCTCCCAGCTCAAGCGCCGCCTGCGCCAGGGCGCACGGCTGATCGTTATCGACCCACGGCGCATCGACCTGGTGGATTCGCCCCACGCCCGTGCCGAGCTGCACTTGCAATTGCGTCCGGGCACCAACGTGGCAATGCTCAATGCCTTGGGCCACGTGATTGCCACCGAAGGCTTGATTGACCAGCCTTTTGTCGAGGCACGCTGCGAGGCGACGGACTTCGCTCGCTGGCGCGATTTCGTCAGCCTGCCGGAAAACGCCCCCGAGGTCCTGGGCCCAGTGTGTGGCGTGCCTGCCGAGCAGATCCGCGCCGCCGCACGGCTCTACGCCACCGGCGGCAACGCGGCCATCTACTACGGCCTCGGCGTCACCGAGCACAGCCAAGGCAGCACCTCGGTCATGGGCATCGCCAACCTGGCCATGGCCACCGGCAACATCGGTCGCGAAGGGGTCGGGGTGAACCCGCTGCGTGGACAGAACAACGTCCAGGGCTCCTGCGACATGGGCTCGTTCCCCCACGAGCTGCCTGGCTATCGGCACATTTCCAACGAGGCGGTACGCGCCGAGTTCGAGCAGGCGTGGAACGTCACCCTGCAACCCGACCCAGGCCTGCGTATCCCGAACATGTTCGAGGCGGCCCTGGACGGCACCTTCAAGGCGCTTTATTGCCAAGGCGAAGACATCGCCCAGAGCGACCCCAACACCCAGCATGTGACGGCCGCGTTGTCCGCCTTGGAATGCGTGATCGTCCAGGACATCTTCCTCAACGAGACGGCCAAGTTCGCCCACGTGTTCCTGCCGGGCAGCTCGTTCCTTGAGAAGGACGGCACCTTCACCAACGCCGAACGTCGCATCTCCCGCGTTCGCAAGGTGATGGACCCGTTGGCCGGCAAGGCCGACTGGGAAGCCACCATCGCCCTGGCCGACGCCCTGGGCTACAAGATGCACTACAACCATCCCTCGGAAATCATGGATGAAATCGCCCGCCTGACGCCGACCTTCACCCGCGTCAGCTACGCCGAACTGGATCGTCACGGCAGCCTGCAATGGCCTTGCAACGACGCTGCGCCGGACGGCACGCCGACCATGCACATCGACCAGTTTGTGCGGGGCAAGGGACGTTTCATGCTGACCGGCTACGTGCCTACCGAGGAGAAGGTCAACAGCCGCTATCCACTGCTGCTGACCACCGGACGCATCCTCAGCCAATACAACGTTGGCGCCCAGACCCGACGCACCGAAAACGTGGCCTGGCACGAGGAGGACCGGTTGGAGATTCACCCAACCGACGCCGAGAACCGTGGGATCGTCGACGAAGACTGGGTGGGTATCGGCAGTCGTGCCGGGCAGACCGTACTGCGGGCGAAGGTGACCGAGCGGGTGGCACCGGGCGTGGTCTACACCACGTTCCACTTCCCTGAATCGGGCGCCAACGTGATCACCACCGACAACTCCGACTGGGCCACCAACTGCCCGGAATATAAGGTCACGGCGGTCGAAATCGTGCGGGTCAGCCAGCCTTCGGAATGGCAGAAGCGGTATCAGGCCTTCAGTGATGAGCAAAGCCGCTTGCTGAAGGAACGTCGCCATGCCGAAAAAGCCGAGGTGCGTCGATGA
- a CDS encoding formate dehydrogenase beta subunit, whose amino-acid sequence MLTLCIPRDSVARAVGADKVAEALAGEAERRQLPLQVLRTSSRGLYWLEPLVELESAGVRLGFGPVTPADVPGLLDALAGDPGSHPLALGPVEDIPYLKSQQRLLFARAGITQPLSLDDYRAQGGFQGLARSIQMDGADVVASVLDSGLRGRGGAAFPAGIKWRTVRDAVGAQKYVVCNADEGDSGTFADRMLMEGDPFLLIEGMIIAGIAVGATMGYIYVRSEYPAAISTLNEALRVARDAGYLGANVSGSGSAFDIEVRVGAGAYICGEETALLESLEGKRGTVRAKPPLPAIQGLFGLPTLVHNVVTLASVPIILEKGAQFYRDFGMGRSLGTMPFQLAGNVRHGGLVERAFGLSLRELVEGYGGGTASGRTLKAAQVGGPLGAWVPPSQFDTPLDYEAFAAMGAMLGHGGVVVADDSLDMAQMARFALQFCAEESCGKCTPCRIGSTRGVEVVDRLIASTEAGARQEQALLLQDLCDTLQYGSLCALGGMTSYPVASALKHFPADFGLATTEADQ is encoded by the coding sequence ATGCTGACGCTCTGTATCCCCCGCGACTCAGTGGCCCGTGCCGTGGGTGCGGACAAGGTGGCCGAGGCGTTGGCCGGTGAGGCTGAGCGCCGGCAGCTGCCGCTGCAGGTGTTGCGCACCAGTTCCCGTGGCCTCTATTGGCTGGAACCGCTGGTGGAGCTTGAAAGCGCTGGCGTCCGGCTGGGTTTCGGCCCTGTCACACCGGCCGATGTACCGGGCCTGCTGGATGCGTTGGCAGGCGATCCCGGTAGCCACCCGCTGGCCTTGGGGCCGGTGGAAGACATTCCCTATCTCAAGAGCCAGCAGCGCCTGCTGTTCGCGCGCGCCGGCATCACGCAACCGCTGTCCCTGGATGACTACCGTGCCCAGGGCGGCTTCCAGGGCCTGGCCCGGTCCATCCAGATGGATGGCGCGGACGTGGTTGCCAGCGTGCTGGATTCCGGCCTGCGTGGTCGGGGCGGTGCGGCGTTCCCGGCAGGCATCAAGTGGCGCACCGTGCGCGATGCCGTGGGGGCGCAGAAGTATGTGGTGTGTAACGCCGATGAGGGCGACTCCGGGACCTTCGCCGACCGCATGCTGATGGAGGGCGACCCTTTCCTGCTGATCGAAGGCATGATCATCGCCGGCATCGCCGTCGGCGCGACGATGGGCTACATCTACGTGCGTTCGGAATACCCGGCGGCCATCAGTACGCTGAACGAAGCGCTGCGTGTCGCTCGTGACGCCGGTTACCTGGGGGCGAATGTAAGCGGTAGCGGCAGCGCCTTCGACATTGAGGTTCGTGTGGGGGCCGGCGCCTACATCTGTGGCGAAGAAACCGCACTGCTGGAATCCCTCGAAGGCAAGCGCGGCACGGTTCGCGCCAAACCGCCGCTGCCGGCGATCCAAGGCCTGTTCGGGCTGCCGACGCTGGTGCACAACGTGGTGACCCTGGCCTCGGTGCCGATCATCCTGGAGAAGGGCGCGCAGTTCTATCGCGACTTCGGCATGGGGCGTTCCCTGGGCACGATGCCATTCCAACTGGCCGGTAACGTCCGTCACGGTGGCCTGGTGGAGCGCGCCTTTGGCCTGAGCCTGCGGGAACTGGTGGAAGGTTATGGCGGCGGTACTGCCAGCGGTCGGACCCTGAAGGCCGCGCAAGTGGGCGGGCCGTTGGGCGCCTGGGTGCCGCCTTCGCAATTCGATACGCCGCTGGACTACGAAGCGTTCGCCGCCATGGGCGCGATGCTTGGTCACGGTGGCGTGGTGGTCGCCGACGACAGCCTGGACATGGCCCAGATGGCCCGGTTCGCCTTGCAGTTCTGCGCCGAGGAGTCCTGTGGCAAGTGCACGCCGTGCCGGATCGGTTCTACCCGAGGGGTGGAAGTGGTGGACCGCTTGATTGCCAGCACCGAAGCCGGCGCCCGCCAGGAACAGGCCCTGCTGTTACAGGATCTGTGCGACACCCTGCAATACGGTTCGCTCTGTGCCCTCGGTGGGATGACGTCCTACCCTGTCGCCAGCGCCCTCAAGCATTTCCCCGCCGACTTCGGTCTGGCGACCACGGAGGCCGACCAATGA
- a CDS encoding formate dehydrogenase subunit gamma — protein MPDETLHLPLIHSVLAREKDTPGALLPILHAIQAGCGYVPDSAVPEIAHALNLSQAEVRGVISFYHDFRTSPPARHTLRLCRAESCKSMGAETLAAQLREQLALDDHGTSADGSISLRPVYCLGACVCSPALELDGELHARITPERLRQLVNDCMEEGAC, from the coding sequence ATGCCCGATGAGACGCTTCACCTGCCGTTGATCCACAGCGTGCTTGCGCGCGAAAAGGACACCCCCGGTGCCTTGCTGCCTATCCTCCATGCCATCCAGGCAGGCTGCGGGTATGTCCCCGACAGCGCCGTCCCGGAGATCGCCCACGCCCTCAACCTCAGCCAGGCTGAAGTGCGCGGGGTCATCAGCTTCTACCATGATTTCCGTACCTCACCCCCCGCGCGCCATACCCTGCGCCTGTGCCGGGCCGAGTCCTGCAAGAGCATGGGCGCCGAGACCCTGGCTGCGCAGTTGCGCGAGCAACTGGCGCTGGACGATCACGGCACCAGCGCCGATGGGAGCATCAGCCTGCGACCCGTCTATTGCCTGGGCGCTTGCGTCTGCTCGCCGGCCCTGGAGCTGGACGGGGAGTTGCATGCCCGGATCACGCCCGAGCGTCTGCGTCAGTTGGTCAATGACTGTATGGAGGAGGGCGCATGCTGA